From one Triticum urartu cultivar G1812 chromosome 3, Tu2.1, whole genome shotgun sequence genomic stretch:
- the LOC125543053 gene encoding uncharacterized protein LOC125543053: MKKMELMKEVRAHQVAIGELNNLPPSRAAYQKTCNIFFRKDIKSAVASQQKQLDIAKAKLQKLDQAS; the protein is encoded by the exons ATGAAGAAGATGGAGCTTATGAAGGAG GTAAGAGCGCACCAAGTGGCGATTGGGGAGCTCAACAACCTGCCTCCATCCAGG GCCGCGTACCAGAAGACCTGCAACATCTTCTTCCGCAAGGACATCAAATCCGCCGTCGCGTCCCAGCAGA AGCAACTTGATATCGCCAAGGCGAAGCTGCAGAAGCTAGATCAGGCATCATGA